The DNA sequence TTGGTTTGATAATATTCGTAGAACTTCCAGTGTTTCCCaaactttttaaagtaaaaacaaaacatgtttagcttaaaataataataataataacgcatCAGTTTCCATCAGTCTTTGTAGTTGTGACACCTTCATTTGAATTGCATTGAACCAACAAACAATATTACTTTGGATGAAATAGCTTTTCCTCTGAATTCAAAGATTATCTTAAGTGCTGCTTACTCACAAGGACACATTTTTAAgttagtaacaaaaaaaaagaaaaggttttgaCAATTGACAACTGACTTTAACATATTGTCGGATAGGTACATTAGTTTGTTGTCTTATTAATTACCAGTGATGTCGGTAAAGCTTCACGTGACTTTTTCCAAACAAGTAATCAGATTTCAGTTACTCTTCAAATGGCCCCGATAGTTGCTCTGCATAACACATGCGCTGCAATGTACAAAAGTAGCATGCCAAACAAAGTTGCATATTATACCACTTTATAGGGTTTCCCCTGGAGAACTTGCTAAACTTGGTGGTCTGGACAAAATTCAACCTGGTTGGGGGAGGGGGTGTTGACCGACTTGACATCCAGTGTTTACTATTCATCGTTTGTTGCACAAGGCTtggaattacttttttttctttgcgaaGCAGTTTTGCAactcaatgacttcatttgaggagcaaattTCGGATTTTGTGGAGCAATCAGTGGCCCAGTATCCGTCTGTGGACCATTGTAGCACCAGTTTTTAAAGCAgaacataaatgtatataccGTAATCTATGTTATCACCCAGATGGCAATACTGTACAGTGTACACATCAAAGTACCTTATTTACGTTAGTTTCCATTCtgtaatttttcttttcttttcagtgaAATACCTGAATGCCCAAACAGGAATGGTATTCTTGCGATTCCCTAAAATGGGCTACAAACTGCTGTGGTCAGCACTACCTTTCATCACCAGCATTGGCACCCGTTACCCGAAAACACCATGTTTTCTGAACTGTCTACACGTAGGAGGTAAGAAAATGATCATCATGTATTACGGTATACATTTAGAATGTTTGTTAAATATATGTTTAACTACaatttatattcttttttaGACTTAAAGaatatcgctggcgtcgggctgAAACCTTGTACCTTTGAAAATAGTCCATTTTCAGGAGACCTCAAAagcggcatgtttgttcaaccgtTAACATTACATCATAAAAGAGAGCAAGCAATTTTCAAACcctttagattggtcaaatatttctttaaaaaaaaaacgtgtggagtgtggactgaccaacagAATAGATTTTtggaattttgggggggaatttacCAAATTATGAGGTTTTGGCCTGATGCCAGCGATATGAAAGGTGACACATTTGAtcatacatacatttttgacccatttgaagaatcaattaattaaatttattattttctaaggAACAATCAGAACTTGTCAGAAGTTTCTGATACGTTACAACAAACAGCAGCTCAATCGAATGCTCccaagttgtaaaaataaaggtAAGTCTTATCATTTAAGCCTTGAATAATTGTGTACTTGTTTTAATACATGACATGAGTAACAATGTTTATAATACTAAATATGCTGAATAAATGTATGCGGTGCATTTATGAGTTGTCTATGAACCACTAAAATGTTCTCACACGTACTCGTGCTTTAAGGATTGTCAAAGATAATtgacattgtgtttgttttgctgaCTTGCAGAAGACGAGAAACGGGTTCGCAAAGCTATCTTGAGTTGCTCCGTAGTGCCGGGAGCATTTGAAAATGAACCtgatgatgctgatgatgatgatgaagaagcgTGACCTCACCATGCGAGACCTCCGCTCCCTGTGTTATATCGAGTTTCATTCATTCTTGCCTGTTctgtgcatgttttgtcaaataaaatgaaaattgttGGATGTTTAAGTTTATTTAATTCTTAGATATCTATTAGATAGTAtccttttattgttgttgtagtaATGTTGAACTACAAATCCAGTGAACCTGGCCAATACACACCAACTAATAAGTACGGCACCCAGTATTCCTCTTTCCTGGAACATATAATTATTTGATTTGAAGTGTTTCTACACATGGCTATTTTTAGCCACCCATCCATATTTGACATCAGGGTTTTTGATGATGATTGGCTAAATTTCTTCCCcctcacattttcacattatagataataaatacaataagtaATGTCTTTAATTTACAGAAACAGTTTTACACGTTGTGAAATTAGTACATTCCCATACAAATTGCAGTAATTTAACTTCCCAGACTGTAATGCGATGTCAGCGTTTGTATTAATTattgacccccaaaaaatgaatataaattatAGAATTCAAATTGTTAATATCTAGAGCTTCACTATCGGTACTAGTTGCATGCAGATGACACGGCGCCTGCATGTGATTGTTAAATACAGGAAGCACTACACCGTTCAAAATGAACAATTTGTTAAACCACTGCAATTAAAGACCGTGATCTGTAATTTTTCAATCCAATGACGAGGAAAAATAAGCACAGTCGTAGTTGCAACTGGCTTTATTGCGTGGTAACGAGTGGAGGTAGTTTCAGTTAAGACAAGCAAGTACAACTACATTTCCCAAGATGCCCTAAAAGGCCTCGGATCAACATATTTGCTGCATCGAGAAGAAACATCC is a window from the Vanacampus margaritifer isolate UIUO_Vmar chromosome 3, RoL_Vmar_1.0, whole genome shotgun sequence genome containing:
- the pop5 gene encoding ribonuclease P/MRP protein subunit POP5, whose product is MVRVKSRYLLCEINVTDRNKLFLLTEKDIYLAVKEAVARIHGDYGTAMCTRFSVKYLNAQTGMVFLRFPKMGYKLLWSALPFITSIGTRYPKTPCFLNCLHVGGTIRTCQKFLIRYNKQQLNRMLPSCKNKEDEKRVRKAILSCSVVPGAFENEPDDADDDDEEA